A genome region from Schistocerca americana isolate TAMUIC-IGC-003095 chromosome 1, iqSchAmer2.1, whole genome shotgun sequence includes the following:
- the LOC124610567 gene encoding UDP-N-acetylglucosamine--peptide N-acetylglucosaminyltransferase 110 kDa subunit isoform X2, translated as MDYQCIIVYTIITILPPKDNRPVSGSTSGDWEQPSRQHGGTCCFAWLKCCLKRAVAAYLRALNLSPNNAVVHGNLACVYYEQGLIDLAIDTYRRAIELQPNFPDAYCNLANALKEKGQVVEAEDCYNTALRLCPTHADSLNNLANIKREQGYIEEATRLYLKALEVFPEFAAAHSNLASVLQQQGKLNEALMHYKEAIRIQPTFADAYSNMGNTLKEMQDIQGALQCYTRAIQINPAFADAHSNLASIHKDSGNIPEAIQSYRTALKLKPDFPDAYCNLAHCLQIVCDWTDYEARMKKLVSIVAEQLDKNRLPSVHPHHSMLYPLSHEFRKAIAARHANLCLEKIHVLHKPPYKYPKELNARLRIGYVSSDFGNHPTSHLMQSIPGLHNKSKVEVYCYALSPDDGTTFRAKIAREAEHFVDLSQVPCNGKAADRINSDGIHILVNMNGYTKGARNEIFALRPAPVQVMWLGYPGTSGASFMDYLITDVVTSPLELASQYSEKLAYMPHTYFIGDHKQMFPHLKERVILTDRSTGKKEVPDNVAVINATDLSPIMENTSVKEIREVVSSDSKHSSRPVEISLKVAELPTTTPIETMIASGQIQTSVNGVVVQNGLATNQTNNKAATGEEVPQSIVITTRQQYGLPDEAVVYCNFNQLYKIDPLTLQMWVYILKHVPNSVLWLLRFPAVGEPNLQAAAQQLGLPPGRILFSNVAAKEEHVRRGQLADVCLDTPLCNGHTTSMDVLWTGTPVVTLPGETLASRVAASQLATLGCPELVASTRQEYQDIAVRLGTDREYLKATRAKVWRARTESPLFDCLQYAQGMEKLFQKMWERYQRGDKPDHITDVK; from the exons ATGGACTATCAGTGCATCATTGTATATACGATCATCACCATCTTGCCACCCAAGGACAACCGACCAGTCTCTGGTTCAACAAGTGGCGACTGGGAACAGCCATCAAGGCAGCATGGTGGtacctgctgttttgcgtggctCAAGTGCTGCCTTAAGAG AGCGGTAGCAGCCTATCTCCGTGCCCTTAATCTCAGCCCTAACAATGCTGTTGTGCACGGGAATTTGGCTTGTGTTTATTATGAGCAAGG GCTTATCGATCTCGCCATTGACACATACCGTCGTGCAATTGAGCTACAACCTAATTTCCCTGATGCCTACTGTAACTTGGCAAATGCTCTcaaggaaaaaggacag GTTGTGGAAGCAGAAGATTGTTACAACACAGCATTGCGGCTATGCCCCACACATGCCGACTCACTCAACAACTTGGCGAACATCAAGCGTGAGCAGGGCTACATTGAAGAAGCTACTAGACTATACTTGAAAGCCCTCGAGGTGTTTCCTGAGTTTGCAGCTGCACATTCAAATTTGGCATCTGTTCTGCAACAGCAAGGGAAACTCAATGAAGCACTTATGCATTATAAGGAAGCTATCAG GATCCAGCCAACATTTGCTGATGCCTATAGTAACATGGGCAACACATTGAAAGAAATGCAGGATATACAAGGTGCCCTACAGTGTTACACAAGAGCCATACAAATTAATCCAGCATTTGCTGATGCGCATAGTAATCTGGCATCAATTCATAAG GATTCAGGAAACATACCAGAAGCAATTCAGTCATATCGGACTGCTCTGAAATTGAAGCCTGATTTCCCAGATGCATATTGTAATCTTGCACATTGTTTGCAAATAGTATGTGATTGGACAGACTATGAGGCTCGCATGAAAAAACTTGTGAGCATTGTGGCAGAACAACTTGATAAAAATCGTTTACCGTCAGTTCATCCTCATCATTCAATGCTGTATCCATTATCTCATGAATTCCGTAAGGCTATAGCAGCCAGGCATGCCAATCTATGTCTTGAAAAG ATTCACGTCTTACACAAACCACCTTACAAGTATCCTAAAGAGCTAAACGCTAGGTTGCGCATTGGTTATGTTTCTTCTGATTTTGGTAACCATCCAACATCACATCTTATGCAGTCTATTCCTGGACTACATAACAAATCTAAAGTAGAAGTCTACTGCTATGCTTTGAGTCCTGATGATGGGACAACTTTCAGAGCGAAAATAGCAAGAGaagctgaacattttgttgacttgTCACAG gttCCTTGCAATGGGAAAGCAGCTGACagaataaattctgatggaatacacATTTTAGTGAACATGAATGGTTATACCAAAGGTGCTCGTAATGAAATATTTGCACTCCGGCCAGCGCCAGTGCAGGTAATGTGGCTGGGGTATCCAGGAACAAGTGGAGCATCATTTATGGATTACCTCATAACAGATGTAGTTACATCACCTCTTGAATTGGCTAGTCAGTACAGTGAGAAATTAGCATACATGCCACACACATATTTCATTGGTGATCACAAGCAAATGTTTCCACATCTCAAAGAGAGAGTTATCCTTACAGACAGG TCAACTGGGAAGAAGGAAGTGCCGGATAACGTAGCAGTTATCAATGCTACAGATCTGTCACCTATTATGGAAAACACTTCAGTGAAAGAAATACGTGAGGTGGTTTCTTCAGATAGCAAACATAGTTCGCGACCTGTTGAAATTTCTTTAAAGGTAGCTGAGCTACCGACTACCACACCAATTGAG ACAATGATTGCATCAGGGCAGATCCAAACATCTGTCAATGGTGTTGTTGTTCAGAATGGGTTGGCTACAAATCAGACTAATAATAAAGCTGCAACAGGAGAAGAAGTTCCTCAGAGTATTGTGATAACAACTCGACAACAGTATGGCTTGCCAGATGAAGCAGttgtttattgtaattttaatcagttATACAAAATTGACCCTCTCACTCTCCAAATGTGGGTCTAT ATTTTGAAACATGTGCCAAACTCAGTTTTATGGCTGTTAAGATTTCCTGCTGTGGGAGAGCCAAATTTGCAGGCTGCAGCCCAGCAATTAGGTTTGCCACCAGGCCGTATTCTGTTCAGTAATGTAGCGGCAAAGGAAGAGCATGTGAGACGTGGCCAGCTAGCTGATGTCTGTCTTGATACTCCTCTTTGTAATGGCCACACGACAAGTATGGACGTCCTTTGGACTGGTACCCCTGTTGTTACATTGCCAG gtGAAACGCTGGCTTCAAGAGTAGCTGCATCTCAGTTGGCTACATTAGGATGTCCAGAGCTTGTGGCAAGCACACGCCAAGAATACCAGGACATAGCTGTTCGTCTTGGTACAGATAGAGAATA CTTGAAAGCCACTCGTGCTAAAGTATGGCGAGCACGAACTGAGAGTCCATTGTTCGACTGCTTACAGTATGCTCAGGGTATGGAAAAACTGTTCCAGAAGATGTGGGAGCGTTATCAGCGAGGTGATAAGCCGGACCACATAACTGACGTCAAATAG